Proteins from one Physeter macrocephalus isolate SW-GA chromosome 16, ASM283717v5, whole genome shotgun sequence genomic window:
- the LIPT2 gene encoding octanoyl-[acyl-carrier-protein]:protein N-octanoyltransferase LIPT2, mitochondrial: MRQPAVRLLRLSQVPYAELLALQERWLRRLQAEPGTEAGALLLCEPAGPVYTAGLRGGLTSEEATRLRALGAEVRAIGRGGLATFHGPGQLLCHPVLDLRPLGLRLRAHVAALEACAVRLCELQGLPGARARPPPYTGVWLGERKICAIGVRCGRHITSHGLALNCSTDLTWFEHIVPCGLVGTGVTSLSKELQRHVTVDEVIPRFLEAFKETYKCTLISEDSPN; this comes from the exons ATGCGGCAGCCGGCGGTACGGCTGCTGCGGCTGAGTCAGGTGCCGTATGCCGAGCTGCTGGCGCTGCAGGAGCGCTGGCTGCGGCGGCTGCAGGCCGAGCCAGGGACCGAGGCGGGCGCGCTCTTGCTCTGCGAGCCCGCGGGGCCCGTGTACACCGCCGGGCTGCGCGGCGGCCTGACGTCCGAGGAGGCGACGCGGCTGCGGGCCTTGGGTGCCGAGGTGCGCGCCATTGGCCGCGGCGGCCTAGCCACCTTCCACGGCCCGGGCCAGCTGCTCTGCCACCCCGTACTCGACCTGCGACCCCTTGGCCTGCGCCTGCGCGCCCACGTGGCGGCGCTGGAGGCGTGCGCCGTGCGCCTGTGCGAGCTCCAGGGCCTACCAGGGGCCCGCGCGCGGCCCCCACCCTACACCGGCGTTTGGCTGGGCGAGCGTAAGATCTGCGCAATCG GAGTCCGCTGTGGAAGGCACATTACATCTCACGGCCTGGCGCTGAACTGTTCTACGGACCTCACGTGGTTTGAGCACATTGTGCCCTGTGGGCTGGTTGGGACAGGTGTCACTTCCCTGAGTAAGGAGCTCCAGAGGCATGTCACTGTGGATGAAGTAATACCACGTTTCCTTGAGGCCTTTAAAGAGACCTACAAGTGCACATTGATCTCAGAGGACAGCCCCAACTGA